The Mytilus galloprovincialis chromosome 2, xbMytGall1.hap1.1, whole genome shotgun sequence genome has a window encoding:
- the LOC143064817 gene encoding arylsulfatase B-like gives MDVFVYGLLLLTLSKCVVSKSPHIVFIVADDLGWNDVGFRNPDIISPNIDYLAKNGMILNNSYVQPVCTPSRNAFLSGFYPFKSGLQNMVILPQAPSCAPLNRTFLPQKLKELGYATHIIGKWHLGMCKWECTPTYRGFDTFYGYYNGAEDYYNYTILNGTDFHDNKEPMRPNEYSTYAYARRADKVITQHNKSQPMFLYLPFQSVHEPIEVPKIYENMYEDIKNDGRRKFSGMVTALDDAIGNVTDSLKRNGMFDDTLIIFTSDNGGMPSYSGNNYPLRGSKATVYEGGTRASSFVYGLGLQKPNTVFDGMIHAVDWMPTILSAAGGGQVSGIDGLNMWPSISEGVPSSLRSEFIYNLDDSLVPIMGRAAIRMGDFKLIEGFAGVYNDWYPVPETEEDSKIDEPKVDYYQLYNLRDDPNERNNLHNKEHRMLKKMKERLEEYRKYIVPPVTEKADPASDPNNYNGYWTPGWC, from the exons ATGGATGTGTTTGTGTATGGATTGCTTCTTTTAACACTGTCTAAATGCGTGGTATCAAAATCACCACATATTGTGTTTATTGTGGCTGATGATTTGG GATGGAATGATGTAGGATTTCGTAATCCGGATATTATTTCTCCTAACATAGACTATCTAGCAAAGAATGGAATGATATTGAACAATTCCTATGTACAACCAGTCTGTACTCC GTCAAGAAACGCCTTTTTATCAGGATTTTATCCATTCAAATCAGGATTACAG AACATGGTTATATTGCCACAGGCGCCATCATGTGCACCTCTTAATCGAACGTTTCTGCCGCAGAAACTGAAAGAGCTTGGATATGCAACACATATCATTGGAAA GTGGCATTTAGGAATGTGCAAATGGGAATGTACTCCGACATACCGTGGGTTTGATACTTTTTATGGATATTATAATGGAGCAGAAGATTACTATAACTATACAATTT TAAATGGGACAGATTTCCATGATAATAAAGAACCAATGCGACCAAACGAATACTCTACG TATGCCTATGCCCGACGAGCAGACAAAGTCATCACCCAACACAACAAAAGTCAACCTATGTTCTTGTACCTTCCTTTCCAGTCAGTTCATGAACCAATAGAG GTtcctaaaatttacgaaaatatgTACGAAGACATCAAGAATGATGGAAGAAGAAAATTTTCGG GAATGGTTACAGCATTAGATGATGCCATTGGAAACGTTACAGATTCACTGAAGCGTAACGGAATGTTTGATGATACCCTGATCATATTTACTTCAGAT AATGGTGGTATGCCAAGCTATTCTGGGAATAATTACCCACTGAGAGGGAGTAAGGCAACAGTATATGAAGGAGGAACTCGGGCTTCATCTTTCGTTTACGGTTTGGGACTTCAGAAACCGAATACTGTTTTTGATGg TATGATTCATGCTGTGGACTGGATGCCAACAATCCTCTCTGCTGCTGGAGGAGGTcaag taagtGGAATTGATGGTTTGAATATGTGGCCAAGCATAAGTGAAGGAGTTCCATCCTCTCTGAGATCAGAGTTCATCTATAACCTTGACGATTCTTTAGTTCCTATTATGGGGCGTGCAGCTATTAG AATGGGTGATTTCAAGTTAATAGAAGGATTTGCTGGTGTTTATAATGACTGGTACCCAGTTCCGGAGACCGAAGAAGACTCAAAAATAGATGAACCAAAAGTAGACTACTACCAGTTATATAACTTGAGAG ATGATCCTAATGAACGCAATAATTTGCACAACAAGGAACACCGCATGCTTAAAAAGATGAAAGAAAGGCTTGAAGAATACAGAAAATATATCGTTCCACCTGTAACAGAGAAAGCAGACCCTGCATCGGACCCAAATAATTATAATGGTTACTGGACACCTGGTTGGTGTTAG